From Microplitis mediator isolate UGA2020A chromosome 11, iyMicMedi2.1, whole genome shotgun sequence, one genomic window encodes:
- the LOC130677550 gene encoding growth arrest-specific protein 2-like isoform X2, with product MSYSNRFPPTQHTRYRSSWGPSSVSAFTRADVPRASPEEEEYEFYHERIHSAQNRQLIPLQEDLADWINKIINVDYITGDNFFDTLDNGVVVCKLARVIQEKARAAIDSGLAKGPVPVIRGRCWENAARRSFFSRDNMENFIQFCRRLGVHENLLFESDDLVLHGQPRNVVLCLLEVARLASKYSLEPPGLVQLEREIAEQERELHCMSDSGISHSSLVSWQFQPPSPISSPIPPKEKIKHSCSASEITTAALWLNPTPPTTPLEPPTEMRRSVSDNGPTGSDGVPSDTTEDDWSRGSAEDPDELPSPVSSPSPAEPPEHVGPITELDRKIFKYIDAGTQTPGNLTTNSSVRRAAEAIHRLCQCSNEKCSKLKVRKVGEGRYHIAGRNVFIRLLKGRHMMVRVGGGWDTLEHFLSRHDPCQKCRIKVFKEIPKLRISKKVMSAR from the exons atgtcatactCGAATCGTTTTCCACCGACTCAACACACGAGATATAGAAGCAGCTGGGGACCATCTTCGGTATCAGCTTTCACACGTGCTGATGTCCCGAGAGCATCTCCTGAGGAAgaagaatatgaattttatcatgAGAGAATTCATTCTGCTCAAAATCGACAACTGATTCCGTTACAAGAAGATTTGGCTGAttggataaataaaataataa atgTGGATTAcataactggcgataatttcTTCGATACTCTAGATAATGGAGTAGTGGTATGTAAATTAGCCCGAGTTATTCAGGAAAAAGCTCGTGCCGCAATTGACTCCGGATTAGCTAAAGGA ccCGTACCAGTAATACGCGGCCGTTGTTGGGAAAATGCAGCCAGGCGTAGTTTTTTTTCACGCGACAACATGGAAAATTTTATCCAATTTTGCCGACGTTTAGGCGTACACGAAAATTTGTTGTTTGAAAGCGATGATCTTg taCTTCATGGACAACCACGTAATGTTGTGTTATGTCTATTAGAAGTAGCCCGATTAGCTTCTAAATATTCTTTAGAACCACCAGGACTGGTACAATTGGAACGTGAAATTGCTGAACAAGAACGTGAATTACATTGCATGTCAGATAGTGGTATATCTCATAGTAGTTTAGTTTCATGGCAATTTCAACCCCCGTCTCCGATTTCTTCACCTATACCACCcaaagagaaaataaaacacagctg TTCGGCGTCTGAAATAACTACCGCGGCTCTGTGGCTAAATCCAACACCGCCGACGACACCACTTGAGCCACCGACGGAAATGCGTCGTTCAGTGAGTGATAATGGACCGACTGGCAGTGACGGAGTACCGAGTGACACCACAGAGGACGATTGGTCACGCGGTAGTGCTGAAGATCCGGACGAACTTCCGTCCCCGGTTAGTTCGCCATCACCGGCAGAACCTCCGGAACATGTTGGACCAATCACTGAACTCGATAGAAAA attttcaaatatatcgATGCGGGTACTCAAACTCCAGGAAATTTAACCACAAATTCATCT GTGCGCAGAGCAGCAGAAGCTATTCATAGACTCTGTCAGTGTTCAAATGAAAAGtgttcaaaattaaaagtacGAAAAGTCGGCGAGGGCCGCTATCACATCGCCGGTCGCAATGTCTTCATTAGg ctcCTTAAGGGCCGACACATGATGGTGAGAGTCGGCGGTGGGTGGGATACACTGGAGCACTTTTTATCAAGACACGACCCGTGTCAG aaatgcAGGATTAAAGTgtttaaggaaataccaaagCTAAGAATTTCTAAAAAAGTTATGTCTGCACGTTGA
- the LOC130677550 gene encoding growth arrest-specific protein 2-like isoform X1: MSYSNRFPPTQHTRYRSSWGPSSVSAFTRADVPRASPEEEEYEFYHERIHSAQNRQLIPLQEDLADWINKIINVDYITGDNFFDTLDNGVVVCKLARVIQEKARAAIDSGLAKGPVPVIRGRCWENAARRSFFSRDNMENFIQFCRRLGVHENLLFESDDLVLHGQPRNVVLCLLEVARLASKYSLEPPGLVQLEREIAEQERELHCMSDSGISHSSLVSWQFQPPSPISSPIPPKEKIKHSCSASEITTAALWLNPTPPTTPLEPPTEMRRSVSDNGPTGSDGVPSDTTEDDWSRGSAEDPDELPSPVSSPSPAEPPEHVGPITELDRKIFKYIDAGTQTPGNLTTNSSVRRAAEAIHRLCQCSNEKCSKLKVRKVGEGRYHIAGRNVFIRLLKGRHMMVRVGGGWDTLEHFLSRHDPCQVRVLSRESTPPPHTTAKHTNFLHIRAKYRSPPAESISRR, encoded by the exons atgtcatactCGAATCGTTTTCCACCGACTCAACACACGAGATATAGAAGCAGCTGGGGACCATCTTCGGTATCAGCTTTCACACGTGCTGATGTCCCGAGAGCATCTCCTGAGGAAgaagaatatgaattttatcatgAGAGAATTCATTCTGCTCAAAATCGACAACTGATTCCGTTACAAGAAGATTTGGCTGAttggataaataaaataataa atgTGGATTAcataactggcgataatttcTTCGATACTCTAGATAATGGAGTAGTGGTATGTAAATTAGCCCGAGTTATTCAGGAAAAAGCTCGTGCCGCAATTGACTCCGGATTAGCTAAAGGA ccCGTACCAGTAATACGCGGCCGTTGTTGGGAAAATGCAGCCAGGCGTAGTTTTTTTTCACGCGACAACATGGAAAATTTTATCCAATTTTGCCGACGTTTAGGCGTACACGAAAATTTGTTGTTTGAAAGCGATGATCTTg taCTTCATGGACAACCACGTAATGTTGTGTTATGTCTATTAGAAGTAGCCCGATTAGCTTCTAAATATTCTTTAGAACCACCAGGACTGGTACAATTGGAACGTGAAATTGCTGAACAAGAACGTGAATTACATTGCATGTCAGATAGTGGTATATCTCATAGTAGTTTAGTTTCATGGCAATTTCAACCCCCGTCTCCGATTTCTTCACCTATACCACCcaaagagaaaataaaacacagctg TTCGGCGTCTGAAATAACTACCGCGGCTCTGTGGCTAAATCCAACACCGCCGACGACACCACTTGAGCCACCGACGGAAATGCGTCGTTCAGTGAGTGATAATGGACCGACTGGCAGTGACGGAGTACCGAGTGACACCACAGAGGACGATTGGTCACGCGGTAGTGCTGAAGATCCGGACGAACTTCCGTCCCCGGTTAGTTCGCCATCACCGGCAGAACCTCCGGAACATGTTGGACCAATCACTGAACTCGATAGAAAA attttcaaatatatcgATGCGGGTACTCAAACTCCAGGAAATTTAACCACAAATTCATCT GTGCGCAGAGCAGCAGAAGCTATTCATAGACTCTGTCAGTGTTCAAATGAAAAGtgttcaaaattaaaagtacGAAAAGTCGGCGAGGGCCGCTATCACATCGCCGGTCGCAATGTCTTCATTAGg ctcCTTAAGGGCCGACACATGATGGTGAGAGTCGGCGGTGGGTGGGATACACTGGAGCACTTTTTATCAAGACACGACCCGTGTCAGGTGAGGGTCCTCAGCCGCGAAAGCACACCGCCTCCTCACACAACCGCAAAGCACACAAATTTTCTCCACATACGTGCTAAGTATCGCAGTCCACCCGCAGAATCAATTTCTCGACGTTAA
- the LOC130677550 gene encoding growth arrest-specific protein 2-like isoform X3, with protein MSYSNRFPPTQHTRYRSSWGPSSVSAFTRADVPRASPEEEEYEFYHERIHSAQNRQLIPLQEDLADWINKIINVDYITGDNFFDTLDNGVVVCKLARVIQEKARAAIDSGLAKGPVPVIRGRCWENAARRSFFSRDNMENFIQFCRRLGVHENLLFESDDLVLHGQPRNVVLCLLEVARLASKYSLEPPGLVQLEREIAEQERELHCMSDSGISHSSLVSWQFQPPSPISSPIPPKEKIKHSCSASEITTAALWLNPTPPTTPLEPPTEMRRSVSDNGPTGSDGVPSDTTEDDWSRGSAEDPDELPSPVSSPSPAEPPEHVGPITELDRKVRRAAEAIHRLCQCSNEKCSKLKVRKVGEGRYHIAGRNVFIRLLKGRHMMVRVGGGWDTLEHFLSRHDPCQVRVLSRESTPPPHTTAKHTNFLHIRAKYRSPPAESISRR; from the exons atgtcatactCGAATCGTTTTCCACCGACTCAACACACGAGATATAGAAGCAGCTGGGGACCATCTTCGGTATCAGCTTTCACACGTGCTGATGTCCCGAGAGCATCTCCTGAGGAAgaagaatatgaattttatcatgAGAGAATTCATTCTGCTCAAAATCGACAACTGATTCCGTTACAAGAAGATTTGGCTGAttggataaataaaataataa atgTGGATTAcataactggcgataatttcTTCGATACTCTAGATAATGGAGTAGTGGTATGTAAATTAGCCCGAGTTATTCAGGAAAAAGCTCGTGCCGCAATTGACTCCGGATTAGCTAAAGGA ccCGTACCAGTAATACGCGGCCGTTGTTGGGAAAATGCAGCCAGGCGTAGTTTTTTTTCACGCGACAACATGGAAAATTTTATCCAATTTTGCCGACGTTTAGGCGTACACGAAAATTTGTTGTTTGAAAGCGATGATCTTg taCTTCATGGACAACCACGTAATGTTGTGTTATGTCTATTAGAAGTAGCCCGATTAGCTTCTAAATATTCTTTAGAACCACCAGGACTGGTACAATTGGAACGTGAAATTGCTGAACAAGAACGTGAATTACATTGCATGTCAGATAGTGGTATATCTCATAGTAGTTTAGTTTCATGGCAATTTCAACCCCCGTCTCCGATTTCTTCACCTATACCACCcaaagagaaaataaaacacagctg TTCGGCGTCTGAAATAACTACCGCGGCTCTGTGGCTAAATCCAACACCGCCGACGACACCACTTGAGCCACCGACGGAAATGCGTCGTTCAGTGAGTGATAATGGACCGACTGGCAGTGACGGAGTACCGAGTGACACCACAGAGGACGATTGGTCACGCGGTAGTGCTGAAGATCCGGACGAACTTCCGTCCCCGGTTAGTTCGCCATCACCGGCAGAACCTCCGGAACATGTTGGACCAATCACTGAACTCGATAGAAAA GTGCGCAGAGCAGCAGAAGCTATTCATAGACTCTGTCAGTGTTCAAATGAAAAGtgttcaaaattaaaagtacGAAAAGTCGGCGAGGGCCGCTATCACATCGCCGGTCGCAATGTCTTCATTAGg ctcCTTAAGGGCCGACACATGATGGTGAGAGTCGGCGGTGGGTGGGATACACTGGAGCACTTTTTATCAAGACACGACCCGTGTCAGGTGAGGGTCCTCAGCCGCGAAAGCACACCGCCTCCTCACACAACCGCAAAGCACACAAATTTTCTCCACATACGTGCTAAGTATCGCAGTCCACCCGCAGAATCAATTTCTCGACGTTAA
- the LOC130677551 gene encoding septin-2 encodes MAAIDIERMKMETSIRNLKLSDHVGFDSLPDQLVNKSVQNGFLFNILCIGETGLGKSTLMDSLFNTNFESNPSPHNLPAVKLKSNTYELQEGNVRLKLTLVDTVGYGDQINKEDSFKAVVDYIDAQFEAYLQEELKIKRSLSTYHDSRIHVCLYFICPTGHGLKSIDLVCMKKLDTKVNIIPIIAKADTISKTELQKFKSKIMSELQNNGVHIYQFPTDDESVTAVNSSMNGLLPFAVVGSTEFVRVGNKMMRSRQYPWGTVQVENESHCDFVKLREMLIRTNMEDMREKTHCRHYELYRKKRLEQMGFSDVDHENKPISFQQTCESMRTAHLQELQQKEDEMRQMFVARVKEKESELKDAEKELHNKFDKLKKDHMDEKKKLEESRKKLEDDISEFNRRKLQINQHHTLTLGKSKKK; translated from the exons ATGGCGGCCATCGATATCGAGCGTATGAAA atgGAAACATCAATACGTAACCTAAAGTTATCAGATCACGTTGGATTTGATAGTTTACCTGATCAACTTGTCAACAAATCTGTtcaaaatggttttttattcaacataTTATGTATTg gTGAAACAGGGTTGGGAAAGTCCACGTTAATGGATTCTCtgttcaacacaaattttgaatccAACCCAAGTCCTCACAATTTACCagcagtaaaattaaaatcaaatactTATGAGTTGCAAGAAGGTAATGTCAGACTTAAGCTGACACTAGTGGATACTGTGGGGTACGGAgaccaaataaataaagaagacAGTTTCAAAGCCGTCGTTGATTACATTGACGCACAATTCGAAGCTTATCTCCaagaagaattaaaaataaaacgttcACTGTCGACTTATCACGACAGTCGTATTCATGTTTGTCTTTATTTCATCTGTCCAACTGGCCAtgg tctTAAGTCAATTGATTTAGTCTGCATGAAAAAACTTGATACCAAAGTTAATATTATTCCAATAATTGCTAAAGCTGATACTATTTCAAAGACTGAGTTGCAAAAATTCaag aGCAAAATAATGTCCGAGTTGCAAAATAACGGAGtacatatttatcaatttccaACTGATGACGAGAGTGTGACTGCAGTTAATTCATCAATGAACGGACTGCTGCCATTTGCTGTTGTCGGTAGCACGGAATTCGTTCGCGTTGGAAATAAAATGATGCGGTCGCGTCAGTATCCTTGGGGTACCGTCCAAGTGGAGAATGAATCCCATTGTGATTTTGTTAAATTACGTGAAATGTTAATTCGTACAAACATGGAAGACATGCGTGAGAAAACTCACTGCCGTCATTATGAGCTCTACCGCAAAAAACGTTTAgaacaa ATGGGATTCAGTGACGTTGATCATGAAAATAAACCAATAAGCtttcaacaaacatgtgagtCAATGAGAACAGCTCATTTGCAGGAGCTGCAGCAGAAGGAAGATGAGATGCGGCAGATGTTTGTAGCGAGGGTAAAAGAAAAAGAGTCGGAATTGAAGGATGCGGAGAAagag ttgCACAATAAGTtcgataaattgaaaaaagatCACATGGACGAGAAGAAAAAATTAGAGGAGAGTCGTAAAAAATTAGAGGATGACATCTCCGAATTTAATCGTCGGAAACTTCAAATTAACCAACACCACACACTAACTCTGggtaagagtaaaaaaaaataa